A part of Rattus norvegicus strain BN/NHsdMcwi chromosome 4, GRCr8, whole genome shotgun sequence genomic DNA contains:
- the Igf2bp3 gene encoding insulin-like growth factor 2 mRNA-binding protein 3 isoform X5, protein MHKEAQDIKFTEEIPLKILAHNNFVGRLIGKEGRNLKKIEQDTDTKITISPLQELTLYNPERTITVKGNVETCAKAEEEIMKKIRESYENDIASMNLQAHLIPGLNLNALGLFPPTSGMPPPTSGPPSAMTPPYPQFEQSETETVHLFIPALSVGAIIGKQGQHIKQLSRFAGASIKIAPAEAPDAKVRMVIITGPPEAQFKAQGRIYGKIKEENFVSPKEEVKLEAHIRVPSFAAGRVIGKGGKTVNELQNLSSAEVVVPRDQTPDENDQVVVKITGHFYACQVAQRKIQEILTQVKQHQQQKALQSGAPQSRRK, encoded by the exons ATGCATAAGGAAGCGCAAGATATAAAATT CACAGAGGAGATCCCCTTGAAGATTTTAGCTCACAATAACTTTGTAGGCCGTCTCATTGGTAAAGAAGGAAGGAACCTTAAAAAAATTGAGCAAGACACGGACACTAAAATCACGATATCTCC ATTGCAGGAACTGACGTTGTACAATCCGGAGCGTACCATTACAGTTAAAGGCAATGTTGAGACGTGTGCCAAGGCTGAGGAGGAAATAATGAAGAAGATCAGGGAGTCCTATGAAAATGACATTGCTTCCATGAAT CTTCAAGCACATTTAATCCCTGGATTAAATCTGAATGCCTTGGGTCTGTTCCCACCCACTTCAGGGATGCCACCTCCCACCTCAGGGCCCCCTTCAGCCATGACTCCTCCCTACCCTCAATTTGAG CAATCAGAGACGGAGACCGTGCACCTGTTCATCCCCGCCCTGTCGGTCGGTGCCATCATTGGCAAGCAGGGTCAACACATCAAACAGCTTTCTCGTTTTGCAGGAGCTTCGATTAAG ATCGCGCCAGCCGAAGCACCAGATGCTAAAGTGAGGATGGTGATCATCACTGGACCACCAGAGGCTCAGTTCAAG GCTCAGGGGAGAATTTAtggaaaaattaaagaagaaaactttgtGAGTCCTAAGGAAGAGGTGAAACTTGAAGCTCACATCAGAGTGCCGTCCTTTGCTGCTGGCAGAGTCATTGGGAAAGGAGGCAAAACG GTGAATGAACTCCAGAATTTATCAAGTGCTGAGGTTGTTGTCCCCCGTGACCAGACACCTGATGAGAATGATCAAGTCGTTGTCAAAATAACTGGCCACTTCtatgcttgccag GTTGCCCAGAGGAAAATTCAGGAAATTCTGACTCAGGTAAAGCAGCACCAACAGCAGAAAGCTCTGCAGAGTGGAGCACCTCAGTCAAGGCGGAAGTAA